One region of Phragmites australis chromosome 18, lpPhrAust1.1, whole genome shotgun sequence genomic DNA includes:
- the LOC133899651 gene encoding uncharacterized protein LOC133899651 isoform X2, whose protein sequence is MGSTSSMLTQYDIEEVQDHCSHAFSQQEIVSLYHRFCQLDRNGGGFVSADEFMTVPEFAVNPLSQRLLRMLDGLNFKEFVAFLSAFSPHASLQQKIEFIFRVYDTDCNGKVAFDDILSILRNLTGSFMTEQQRQKVLTHVLEEAGYTKDSHFTLPDFMKVLGNSDLKMEVEVPID, encoded by the exons ATGGGGAGCACCTCCTCCATGCTCACCCAGTACGACATCGAGGAGGTCCAGGACCACTGCAGCCACGCCT TCTCGCAGCAGGAGATCGTGTCTCTGTACCACCGCTTCTGCCAGCTTGACCGGAACGGCGGCGGCTTCGTCTCCGCCGACGAGTTCATGACCGTCCCCGAGTTCGCCGTCAATCCCCTCTCCCAG AGACTCCTGAGGATGCTCGATGGGCTGAACTTCAAGGAGTTTGTGGCGTTTTTGTCGGCATTTAGCCCCCACGCAAGCCTGCAGCAAAAGATTGAAT TTATTTTCAGGGTTTATGACACCGACTGCAACGGGAAGGTTGcatttgatgacatcttgagtATCCTGCGAAACCTGACGGGTTCGTTTATGACAGAGCAACAGAGACAG AAAGTTTTGACTCATGTGTTAGAAGAAGCCGGCTACACAAAAGATTCACATTTCACTCTACCAGACTTTATGAAG GTTCTAGGCAATTCTGATCTCAAGATGGAGGTTGAAGTCCCCATTGACTAA
- the LOC133899651 gene encoding uncharacterized protein LOC133899651 isoform X3, producing MGSTSSMLTQYDIEEVQDHCSHACAGSLVSQQEIVSLYHRFCQLDRNGGGFVSADEFMTVPEFAVNPLSQRLLRMLDGLNFKEFVAFLSAFSPHASLQQKIEFIFRVYDTDCNGKVAFDDILSILRNLTGSFMTEQQRQVLGNSDLKMEVEVPID from the exons ATGGGGAGCACCTCCTCCATGCTCACCCAGTACGACATCGAGGAGGTCCAGGACCACTGCAGCCACGCCT GCGCTGGCTCGCTAGTCTCGCAGCAGGAGATCGTGTCTCTGTACCACCGCTTCTGCCAGCTTGACCGGAACGGCGGCGGCTTCGTCTCCGCCGACGAGTTCATGACCGTCCCCGAGTTCGCCGTCAATCCCCTCTCCCAG AGACTCCTGAGGATGCTCGATGGGCTGAACTTCAAGGAGTTTGTGGCGTTTTTGTCGGCATTTAGCCCCCACGCAAGCCTGCAGCAAAAGATTGAAT TTATTTTCAGGGTTTATGACACCGACTGCAACGGGAAGGTTGcatttgatgacatcttgagtATCCTGCGAAACCTGACGGGTTCGTTTATGACAGAGCAACAGAGACAG GTTCTAGGCAATTCTGATCTCAAGATGGAGGTTGAAGTCCCCATTGACTAA
- the LOC133899651 gene encoding uncharacterized protein LOC133899651 isoform X1 has product MGSTSSMLTQYDIEEVQDHCSHACAGSLVSQQEIVSLYHRFCQLDRNGGGFVSADEFMTVPEFAVNPLSQRLLRMLDGLNFKEFVAFLSAFSPHASLQQKIEFIFRVYDTDCNGKVAFDDILSILRNLTGSFMTEQQRQKVLTHVLEEAGYTKDSHFTLPDFMKVLGNSDLKMEVEVPID; this is encoded by the exons ATGGGGAGCACCTCCTCCATGCTCACCCAGTACGACATCGAGGAGGTCCAGGACCACTGCAGCCACGCCT GCGCTGGCTCGCTAGTCTCGCAGCAGGAGATCGTGTCTCTGTACCACCGCTTCTGCCAGCTTGACCGGAACGGCGGCGGCTTCGTCTCCGCCGACGAGTTCATGACCGTCCCCGAGTTCGCCGTCAATCCCCTCTCCCAG AGACTCCTGAGGATGCTCGATGGGCTGAACTTCAAGGAGTTTGTGGCGTTTTTGTCGGCATTTAGCCCCCACGCAAGCCTGCAGCAAAAGATTGAAT TTATTTTCAGGGTTTATGACACCGACTGCAACGGGAAGGTTGcatttgatgacatcttgagtATCCTGCGAAACCTGACGGGTTCGTTTATGACAGAGCAACAGAGACAG AAAGTTTTGACTCATGTGTTAGAAGAAGCCGGCTACACAAAAGATTCACATTTCACTCTACCAGACTTTATGAAG GTTCTAGGCAATTCTGATCTCAAGATGGAGGTTGAAGTCCCCATTGACTAA
- the LOC133899748 gene encoding uncharacterized protein LOC133899748, with translation MYYSVTENNIRPVYYDEEEREASATAASAAMSMILKLQKEKDVERMEAWQYKRIAEEKMNHTDRALEILKEVMELKELEISYLRNQMQVYKHKLLDVGINDCDIADETIASNTPLFESKTVENLCHNIKRNISLPTSQLNKLFADMDINRSDGAIQSARSRLDGDMYNLSDNEWEQVSRDGKALEPKKSLSTDMNSTEKHGEELNSPSIGTLQDSHPLDESSFFVASHQTDTCSDRVAQIGEDVEYTLQSDQLKDSCLGTEMDEIAVHPTSEVDTLQIPERSKTATNSSCIESEIMTEESELSRRVVTIERGTCTLSKFSASRKVGSMNNVDRHVRLSTGNYTPRAGVERTRSRLKRVQSKKMIELKDPRTSKEQIIMLKEVYEQLGMIESHETFWFSGEPTK, from the coding sequence ATGTACTATTCAGTTACAGAGAACAATATTCGCCCAGTATATTATGATGAAGAGGAAAGGGAAGCTTCAGCAACCGCTGCAAGTGCCGCGATGTCAATGATTCTGAAGCTTCAGAAAGAGAAGGATGTAGAGAGGATGGAAGCTTGGCAGTACAAGAGAATAGCTGAAGAAAAGATGAACCACACTGACAGAGCTCTGGAGATTCTAAAGGAGGTGATGGAGCTGAAGGAGTTGGAGATATCCTATCTGAGGAACCAGATGCAGGTGTATAAACACAAGCTATTGGATGTTGGTATTAATGATTGTGATATTGCAGACGAGACCATAGCTAGCAATACACCTTTGTTTGAAAGCAAGACCGTGGAGAATCTTTGTCATAACATCAAAAGGAATATCTCTCTGCCTACTTCGCAGTTGAATAAACTATTTGCTGACATGGACATCAACAGAAGTGATGGAGCGATACAATCAGCAAGGAGCAGGCTAGATGGTGACATGTATAATCTGAGTGACAATGAGTGGGAGCAAGTTTCAAGAGATGGTAAGGCTTTAGAGCCCAAGAAAAGCTTGTCAACAGATATGAATAGTACAGAAAAGCATGGAGAAGAACTGAATTCTCCAAGCATTGGTACTTTGCAAGACTCTCACCCATTGGATGAGTCATCGTTCTTTGTGGCTAGTCATCAGACAGATACATGCAGTGATAGAGTAGCACAGATTGGGGAAGATGTGGAATATACACTACAGAGTGATCAACTAAAGGATTCTTGTTTGGGTACTGAAATGGATGAAATAGCGGTTCATCCTACAAGTGAAGTTGACACACTCCAAATTCCAGAAAGAAGCAAGACAGCAACAAATTCCTCATGTATTGAAAGTGAAATAATGACAGAGGAATCAGAACTGTCCCGCAGGGTCGTTACCATAGAGCGAGGGACCTGTACTCTATCCAAGTTTTCTGCATCAAGAAAAGTTGGATCCATGAATAATGTCGATAGACATGTTCGTCTAAGCACTGGGAATTACACACCGCGAGCTGGTGTTGAGAGGACCAGATCAAGGCTGAAGCGGGTGCAAAGCAAAAAGATGATTGAGCTAAAAGACCCCAGAACAAGCAAGGAACAAATCATAATGCTGAAGGAGGTGTACGAGCAGCTTGGCATGATAGAATCACACGAGACCTTCTGGTTCTCAGGAGAGCCCACGAAATGA